A region from the Aphis gossypii isolate Hap1 chromosome 1, ASM2018417v2, whole genome shotgun sequence genome encodes:
- the LOC114122032 gene encoding high mobility group protein B2-like isoform X1 produces MREVMSDSEAVVEKRRGRPAKDKSEDSVKEPKKRAREVEKKDKDAVKKDEDVPAKRGRGRPPKSGASGGKKTDKPKSKTGKRGRPKKSDKKEKEESAEEEDSKEENEDEDDE; encoded by the exons ATGCGGGAAGTG aTGTCTGATTCAGAAGCCGTAGTTGAAAAGAGGCGTGGACGTCCAGCAAAAGACAAGTCTGAG gattCTGTTAAAGAACCCAAGAAGCGTGCGCGTGAAGTTGAGAAGAAAGACAAAGATGCTGTAAAAAAGGACGAAGATGTTCCAGCAAAAAGAGGTAGAGGTCGTCCACCAAAGTCTGGAGCTTCCGGTGGAAAAAAAACCGATAAGCCTAAG AGCAAGACTGGTAAACGTGGTCGCCCAAAGAAGAGTGACAAAAAAGAAAAGGAAGAATCTGCTGAAGAAGAAGACAGCAAAGAAGAAAATGAAGACGAAGATGACGAATAA
- the LOC114122032 gene encoding high mobility group protein B2-like isoform X2, which produces MSDSEAVVEKRRGRPAKDKSEDSVKEPKKRAREVEKKDKDAVKKDEDVPAKRGRGRPPKSGASGGKKTDKPKSKTGKRGRPKKSDKKEKEESAEEEDSKEENEDEDDE; this is translated from the exons aTGTCTGATTCAGAAGCCGTAGTTGAAAAGAGGCGTGGACGTCCAGCAAAAGACAAGTCTGAG gattCTGTTAAAGAACCCAAGAAGCGTGCGCGTGAAGTTGAGAAGAAAGACAAAGATGCTGTAAAAAAGGACGAAGATGTTCCAGCAAAAAGAGGTAGAGGTCGTCCACCAAAGTCTGGAGCTTCCGGTGGAAAAAAAACCGATAAGCCTAAG AGCAAGACTGGTAAACGTGGTCGCCCAAAGAAGAGTGACAAAAAAGAAAAGGAAGAATCTGCTGAAGAAGAAGACAGCAAAGAAGAAAATGAAGACGAAGATGACGAATAA